The following are from one region of the Ptychodera flava strain L36383 chromosome 15, AS_Pfla_20210202, whole genome shotgun sequence genome:
- the LOC139152180 gene encoding uncharacterized protein yields MLPWYFAYGRVNYSRYLSVYLQEMSALPQTHPNVYEKFCEGEFAVQRSDDHPFSMTPCDQIIEQTFNRESKTKGGLVGFTRNKGALNRWILSHPACSAIASGCFTQAGKTDKQSDHKDLTQARMKRDESDVQEVISTLLSMGSPFIGDSDDLLVHLTAGTLAGEEITTDLTTAYFKGEEAYQQFNKERLTHGSKDLFDKMSVLRGKTFADLAKKAKSKVTMSSLSVKENRNLLGRMLVIAQVRHLDLREVMTYPLGHVPAMLANFDETMTKTNKAVLAHHLQSTFPDAVVDHNLEGKCAVLVDAMAVIQMQSKVQATFGEFAASIFYQLRAIASKYGATRIDFVIDQYREPSIKNAERKRRATTGTFNEIRITRPSLNMPRQLKKFLASGKNKESLLLFLFESWKEYESECLQGITMYVTKGELCYRLRSANGVMDVTEIPELQCDHEEADTRLLLHAQHASRVGEVDNIVIRSPDTDVFMLAVSCAHQLQGQLILHQTSTNGQIIHINKVVEALGDRTAEALVGLHVFSGCDSVSAFKGKGKKKMANMLLANDSYTSTFQQLEAVWILSDELFTQIESFVCDVYGKIRCSDVNEARYNCFRLGSQNDGALPPNRDSLKLHTQRANYQTAIYRRCLQAKMDAPSPHGHGWIVQDSDVSIQWMTLPPAPDSVISFVSCKCKKSECLSRCSCREVDLLCTELCQCVSYSNSQNDEESETGDDSASDIDSDNE; encoded by the coding sequence ATGTTACCATGGTACTTTGCGTATGGTAGAGTTAACTATTCACGCTATCTTTCGGTGTATCTACAAGAAATGTCAGCTTTGCCTCAAACACACCCAAACGTATATGAGAAATTTTGTGAAGGTGAGTTTGCCGTGCAGCGATCTGATGACCATCCATTTTCAATGACTCCATGTGATCAAATTATTGAACAAACTTTCAATCGTGAGTCAAAGACAAAAGGTGGACTGGTTGGTTTCACACGAAACAAAGGTGCTCTCAACCGATGGATTCTCAGTCATCCAGCATGTTCAGCTATTGCATCAGGTTGCTTCACCCAAGCTGGTAAGACAGACAAGCAGTCAGATCACAAAGACCTGACACAAGCCAGGATGAAGAGAGATGAATCTGATGTACAAGAGGTGATATCAACATTGCTGTCGATGGGGTCACCATTTATTGGTGATAGTGATGACCTGCTTGTTCATCTTACAGCTGGTACATTGGCCGGTGAAGAAATCACAACAGATCTCACCACTGCATATTTCAAAGGTGAAGAGGCTTACCAACAATTTAATAAGGAGCGTTTAACACATGGATCAAaggatttgtttgacaaaatgtctgtCCTGAGGGGTAAGACATTCGCAGATCTTGCCAAGAAAGCAAAGTCCAAAGTTACCATGAGTTCGCTATCAGTGAAAGAAAACCGTAATCTTCTTGGGAGGATGCTGGTCATTGCACAGGTGCGACACCTTGATCTTCGTGAGGTCATGACTTATCCCCTTGGCCATGTCCCAGCAATGTTAGCCAACTTTGATGAAACAATGACAAAGACAAACAAGGCTGTCCTGGCCCATCATCTTCAATCCACCTTTCCAGATGCAGTTGTGGACCATAATCTGGAAGGAAAGTGTGCTGTTCTAGTCGATGCCATGGCCGTAATACAGATGCAAAGTAAAGTGCAAGCTACTTTTGGAGAATTCGCAGCCAGCATATTTTACCAGTTGAGAGCAATCGCATCAAAGTATGGCGCCACAAGAATAGACTTTGTCATTGATCAGTACAGAGAACCATCCATAAAGAATGCAGAAAGAAAACGTCGAGCCACCACAGGTACCTTCAATGAGATTCGTATCACACGTCCATCCCTGAACATGCCAAGGCAATTAAAAAAGTTCCTTGCCTCTGGTAAGAATAAAGAATCTCTCCTACTCTTtctgtttgaatcatggaaagaaTATGAATCAGAGTGCCTGCAGGGTATCACCATGTATGTTACCAAGGGTGAGCTTTGCTACAGATTGCGTTCAGCAAATGGTGTCATGGATGTAACTGAAATACCAGAATTGCAGTGTGACCATGAAGAGGCTGACACAAGACTACTACTTCACGCTCAACATGCATCACGTGTTGGGGAGGTAGACAACATTGTCATTCGCAGTCCTGATACAGATGTCTTCATGTTAGCCGTGAGCTGTGCACATCAATTACAAGGCCAGCTGATATTACATCAAACCAGCACAAATGGTCAGATAATACACATCAACAAGGTAGTAGAGGCATTGGGAGACAGAACTGCAGAAGCTCTTGTTGGTCTTCATGTATTCTCAGGTTGTGACAGTGTAAGTGCTTTCAAAGGCAAGGGCAAGAAGAAGATGGCAAATATGTTGCTGGCTAATGATAGCTATACAAGTACATTCCAACAACTTGAGGCAGTATGGATACTTTCTGATGAACTGTTCACACAAATAGAATcgtttgtgtgtgatgtgtatGGCAAAATTAGGTGCAGTGATGTAAATGAAGCAAGATACAATTGCTTTCGTCTTGGTTCACAAAATGATGGTGCCCTGCCTCCTAACAGGGACAGTCTGAAATTGCATACACAGCGTGCAAACTACCAAACCGCTATCTACAGGCGATGTTTGCAGGCCAAAATGGATGCACCAAGCCCACATGGACATGGATGGATAGTGCAAGACTCAGATGTATCAATCCAGTGGATGACACTTCCCCCTGCACCAGATTCTGTCATCAGTTTTGTAAGCTGTAAATGCAAAAAGTCTGAATGCTTGTCAAGATGTTCTTGTAGAGAGGTGGACCTGCTATGCACAGAGTTATGTCAATGTGTTTCATATTCAAACTCACAGAACGATGAGGAAAGTGAAACAGGAGATGACAGCGCTTCAGACATTGACAGTGACAATGAATGA